In Zingiber officinale cultivar Zhangliang chromosome 1A, Zo_v1.1, whole genome shotgun sequence, a genomic segment contains:
- the LOC122017788 gene encoding trafficking protein particle complex subunit 12-like, whose protein sequence is MTGEEPDAGGDPPSVAIADPLLSPPTSPLDLPFDVPSLLALSRRGQWRAVLDAVAVARRSHGLLPHHHLVCLAVSALALSKLRRFSDAAAEIDALDAPLDSPRFRFESYPSSYPGRSGSMVPFALRFLHADLPQRLGTRSVTVDRLYALFDLVRSKILEETTTASADLWRRREVFVIASLCCNHFVHREFEAALALVRLLLERDPSDPLLLSRLGYVQLQIGDLTGAKASFARLENLHPSGERTVELENLVGRNKALEFIVVKDYAAAVREYEECIERDPADVVALNNKALCLMYSRDLSDSIKVLEGALERVPTAALNETLVVNLCSMYELAYVNHGDVKKTLSNWIAQVAPDDFDPSCTRI, encoded by the coding sequence ATGACGGGAGAAGAACCCGACGCCGGCGGGGACCCCCCAAGCGTGGCCATCGCCGATCCCCTCCTGTCCCCTCCGACCTCACCCCTCGATCTCCCTTTCGACGTGCCGTCGCTCCTCGCCCTCTCCAGACGCGGGCAGTGGCGTGCCGTCCTCGACGCCGTCGCCGTGGCCCGCCGCAGCCATGGCCTCCTTCCGCACCACCACCTCGTGTGTCTTGCCGTGTCCGCCCTCGCCCTCTCGAAGTTGCGTCGGTTCTCCGACGCCGCCGCCGAGATCGACGCCCTCGACGCCCCTTTGGATTCCCCTCGCTTCCGCTTCGAATCCTACCCGTCTTCCTACCCTGGACGTTCCGGTTCCATGGTCCCCTTCGCCCTCCGGTTCCTCCACGCTGACCTTCCCCAGCGGCTCGGTACCAGATCCGTCACCGTCGATCGCCTCTACGCGCTCTTCGACCTCGTGCGATCCAAGATTCTGGAGGAGACCACCACCGCATCTGCCGACTTGTGGCGACGCAGGGAGGTATTCGTGATAGCTTCCCTCTGTTGCAACCACTTCGTCCACCGGGAGTTCGAGGCGGCTCTGGCGCTGGTTAGGCTACTTCTTGAGCGGGATCCATCCGACCCTTTGCTCCTCTCCCGACTCGGGTATGTCCAACTCCAGATCGGTGACCTGACTGGTGCTAAGGCGTCGTTTGCGAGGTTGGAGAACCTTCATCCGTCAGGGGAGCGAACAGTGGAGTTGGAAAACCTTGTCGGGAGGAACAAGGCGCTGGAGTTCATCGTTGTCAAGGATTATGCTGCAGCTGTGAGAGAATACGAGGAGTGCATTGAAAGGGATCCTGCGGATGTAGTGGCACTGAACAATAAAGCTCTATGCTTGATGTACTCGAGAGACCTGTCCGATTCAATCAAGGTTCTAGAGGGGGCTTTGGAGAGGGTTCCAACTGCAGCTTTGAATGAAACATTGGTCGTGAATCTTTGCAGCATGTATGAACTAGCATATGTCAACCACGGAGATGTCAAGAAGACTCTTAGCAATTGGATTGCTCAGGTTGCACCTGATGACTTTGACCCCTCGTGTACTCGCATCTGA
- the LOC122017781 gene encoding probable alkaline/neutral invertase D, with the protein MIEEMEGTDEEGLWRVEPLCSVAELDDFEHLSRLLDRPRIKIERKLSFDERSLSELSGNLRLVDEMYSPAAGRSVLDTPASSARDWFEPHGPHPMIAEAWDALRRSIVLFRRQPVGTMAAIEHASEEVLNYDQVFVRDFVPSALAFLMNGEADIVKNFLLKTLLLQSWEKKIDRFKLGEGVLPASFKVNHDPARKSETLIADFGGSAIGRVAPVDSGFWWIILLRAYTKSTGDLSLAETPECQRGMRLILSLCLSEGFDTFPTLLCADGCSMIDRRMGVYGYPIEIQSLFFMALRCALAMLKPDAEGEEFIERIVQRLRALGYHMRSYFWLDFQQLNDIYRYKTEEYSHTAVNKFNVIPDSIPEWIFDFMPSRGGYFVGNVSPARMDFRWFALGNCIAILSSLATPEQSVAIMDLIEGRWEELVGEMPLKISYPALEGHEWRSVTGCDPKNTRWSYHNGGSWPVLLWLLTAACIKTGRPQIARKAIDLAESRLSKDGWPEYYDGKLGRYIGKQARKYQTWSIAGYLVAKMMLEDPSHLGMISLEEEKGKKRVIKRSASWTA; encoded by the exons ATGATCGAGGAAATGGAGGGGACGGACGAAGAGGGTCTCTGGCGAGTCGAGCCGCTCTGCTCCGTCGCGGAGCTCGACGACTTCGAGCACCTGTCACGGTTGCTCGATCGGCCGAGGATTAAGATAGAGCGCAAGCTGTCATTCGACGAGCGGTCGTTGAGCGAGCTCTCGGGCAATCTTCGGCTGGTTGACGAAATGTACTCCCCTGCTGCTGGTAGGTCAGTCTTGGACACACCAGCCTCATCGGCTCGAGACTGGTTTGAGCCGCATGGCCCACATCCGATGATCGCAGAGGCATGGGATGCTCTCCGAAGGTCCATTGTGCTCTTCCGTCGGCAGCCTGTTGGAACCATGGCTGCCATCGAACACGCCTCGGAGGAAGTCCTTAACTATGACCAG GTCTTTGTGCGTGATTTTGTGCCAAGTGCTTTGGCTTTTCTAATGAATGGTGAAGCCGATATAGTTAAAAACTTTCTGTTGAAGACGCTCCTCCTCCAGAGCTGGGAAAAGAAAATTGATCGCTTCAAACTTGGGGAAGGGGTCTTACCAGCAAGCTTCAAGGTGAACCATGACCCTGCTAGGAAAAGTGAGACTCTAATAGCAGATTTTGGTGGGAGTGCAATTGGTAGGGTTGCACCTGTTGATTCTGGATTTTGGTGGATTATTCTTCTTCGAGCCTATACAAAATCTACTGGAGATTTATCTTTAGCAGAAACACCAGAATGCCAGAGAGGGATGAGGCTTATTTTATCTTTATGTCTCTCCGAGGGGTTTGACACTTTCCCTACCTTACTATGTGCCGATGGGTGCTCCATGATAGATCGTAGGATG GGTGTATATGGTTATCCCATAGAAATCCAATCCCTCTTTTTCATGGCACTGAGATGTGCACTAGCAATGCTCAAACCTGATGCAGAAGGTGAGGAATTTATAGAGAGAATAGTACAGCGTTTGCGCGCCTTAGGTTATCACATGAGAAGTTATTTTTGGCTGGACTTCCAACAGTTAAATGATATATACCGCTACAAGACTGAAGAGTACTCTCATACGGCTGTCAATAAGTTCAATGTCATTCCTGATTCAATCCCAGAGTGGATATTCGATTTCATGCCGTCTCGCGGCGGTTACTTTGTCGGAAATGTTAGCCCTGCGAGAATGGACTTCAGATGGTTTGCCCTTGGTAACTGCATTGCCATATTATCATCCCTTGCTACACCAGAGCAATCAGTTGCAATTATGGATCTCATCGAAGGGAGATGGGAGGAACTAGTCGGTGAAATGCCCTTAAAGATATCTTATCCTGCTTTAGAAGGTCATGAATGGAGAAGTGTGACAGGATGCGATCCTAAAAACACGAGATGGAGTTATCATAACGGTGGATCTTGGCCAG TTCTTCTATGGCTACTCACTGCAGCCTGTATCAAGACCGGCAGGCCACAGATTGCAAGGAAGGCCATTGACCTTGCGGAGAGCAGGTTGTCAAAAGACGGCTGGCCGGAATACTACGACGGAAAGCTTGGAAGATACATCGGCAAGCAAGCGAGGAAGTATCAGACATGGTCTATCGCCGGCTACTTGGTGGCAAAAATGATGCTCGAAGACCCTTCTCACCTTGGAATGATCTCCCTTGAAGAGGAGAAGGGGAAGAAGCGCGTGATAAAGAGGTCAGCTTCATGGACTGCATGA